The DNA segment AAGAAAAAGCGATACAGGCCAACACGGTCTATGGTGGGAGACATGGCAAGTTCAACAAGTTCAATCGGTTTTGCCTGATAGGAATATTATACCATTACAGTCTGGCGTAAATACCACGGCAGAAATTTGGCGGCACTACCGCTGGTGGAACCTATCAACGCCTGTGCATATTTTGCCGAGCAGGGCAGCGTTTCTCTCGAGTGGTTGGAGAAGGTCTGTATGTCGCTTGTAATAGCATGCCTTCCGTGATACCGTGGACGCATGATACGGTCGTTCAAAGATGCCGGCATCGAAGACATTTTCAACGGTGTCAATTCAAAAGCGGCGTACAAAGCTTGTCTCCCGAGATTGTGGAAAGTGGCAGCGCGGAAACTGGATCAGCTGGATTCCGCCGAAGCGTTAGACGACTTGTGAGTTCCACTGGGCAATCGGTTAGAAGCCTTGAAAGGTGACCGGCAAGGGCAATACAGTATCCGCATCAATGAGCAATATTGGATCTGCTTCATTTGGAGCGAAGCCGGACCGGCAGAAGTTGAGATGATAGATTATCACTGAACAGAGAAGGTGATGAAAATGGTGAGAGTGCCGACGAATCGAGAGCCAACGCACCCTGGGGAAATTTTGCGAGAAGAATTTTTACAGCCGATGGGTATAACACAACGGGAGCTGGCGGCGGGTATCCATGTGCCGTATCAGCGCATCAATGAATTGATCAACGGGAAGCGGGGCATCACGCCGAGTACGGCGTTACGGCTGGCGAAGTATTTGGGGACAACGGCTGGGTTCTGGATGAACTTGCAGTTACGTTGGGACTTGTATCGGGCACAGCAAATCGGGCACAGCAAAAGGAAGCGGAGCAGTTGGAGAAGATAGAGTCGCACATGGTTTCTGCATAAATTGCAAGCAGGCGCTGTCCAACGCTGGGCTGCAGCGGAATCGCTGCGCCCAACGTGGGCGGGCAGCGCAACGCAATGGTTTCGTGACAACGACGCAAGAGGAGAGAACATGGCTACGCTTACGATTACCCTTCCGGCAGAAAAGTGGGCCTGATTGCAAGAGAAGGCCAATCGCTATCAAGTCGCTCCGGAGGAGTTGTTCCGGATGAGCCTTGAAGAATTGCTCACCCGTCCAGATGAGGACTTTCAGCAGGCCATGGAGCATGTGCCTGCCAAGAACGCTGAGATCAAGAACCACCCATTCGTAGACGGCAATAAGCGCATCGGCCATGCAGCCATGGAAACATTTCTGGTGCTAAACGGCTACGAGATAGAGGCTTCGGTCGCTGAGCAGGAGCGGGTGATCTTGCAGGTAGCCCCGGGCGAAATGGGGCGAGAAGCGTTTACGGAGTGGTTGCGTGTGCACATTGTGCCAGGGGTTCGGGAACGGCGAACAGATTGAAAGCCCGCCGCCTAACGGCTAAGCTCACCCGCGCAGCGGCGATGAATGGTCAACCTCCTTCTTGCCCAGGACGTTGATTGGAGCCTCGATCCGCCGCGTCGGGTGCAGCGGGGGGTAGCCGGCACCTTTCGCTGTTCAGTATGAGCCGTCCTGTCAACCTACGTGCCTTTCGGCTTCACCTCAAACATCGATTGCGAACGGAAGAAGCAGACGTCGAATTCCATGAA comes from the Litorilinea aerophila genome and includes:
- a CDS encoding HigA family addiction module antitoxin, producing MVRVPTNREPTHPGEILREEFLQPMGITQRELAAGIHVPYQRINELINGKRGITPSTALRLAKYLGTTAGFWMNLQLRWDLYRAQQIGHSKRKRSSWRR
- a CDS encoding type II toxin-antitoxin system death-on-curing family toxin; the protein is MQEKANRYQVAPEELFRMSLEELLTRPDEDFQQAMEHVPAKNAEIKNHPFVDGNKRIGHAAMETFLVLNGYEIEASVAEQERVILQVAPGEMGREAFTEWLRVHIVPGVRERRTD